A portion of the Clostridium gelidum genome contains these proteins:
- a CDS encoding erythromycin esterase family protein, with translation MKKIIIIIVCTLVLILGVFIINYQHEKYKKNKEVEAIKSEIIEIKTVKAGNGFEDLMPLKDILKDKKVVAMGEATHGTKEFFQMKHRMLEFLVNEMGYNVFGIEACMSDCMAVNDYVINGNGDAKQVVKGMGFWTWDTKEVVDMVEWMREYNKTHLKKVKFYGFDMQSSSTAASKVKEYLKKVDGSYEIKIDGVLSTFENPKIFDDSSAKVPGDEIKDIIASFENHKDEYINKSSKEEYEIYKQNLKVIYQAYDMLNGDQSYYQQATKRAKYMAENIKWISDFEGEDSKLMVWAHNSHVSKAIDHSSYGDNDTADNIKEMGSNLYDIYKDKLYIIGFQFNEGTVTAVDKSINTGKEEARISEKCILNAAKEESIPYYLSKVKPIYFLDFKSSEKNEYIKEIMSSSQICRYVDANFNGDDQSYKNDILDECYDGLIFIDKTSNSEPNYQVTQ, from the coding sequence ATGAAAAAAATAATAATTATAATAGTTTGCACTCTAGTTCTAATTTTAGGTGTTTTTATAATAAATTATCAGCATGAAAAATATAAAAAAAACAAAGAAGTAGAAGCTATAAAGAGTGAGATAATAGAAATAAAAACTGTAAAGGCAGGAAATGGCTTTGAAGATTTAATGCCTTTAAAAGATATATTAAAGGATAAAAAAGTTGTAGCAATGGGTGAAGCTACTCATGGAACAAAGGAATTCTTTCAAATGAAACATAGAATGCTTGAATTTCTTGTTAATGAAATGGGATATAATGTGTTTGGAATTGAAGCATGCATGAGTGACTGTATGGCAGTAAATGACTATGTCATAAATGGAAATGGTGATGCAAAGCAAGTAGTAAAAGGAATGGGATTTTGGACCTGGGATACAAAGGAAGTAGTAGATATGGTAGAATGGATGAGAGAATATAACAAAACTCATCTTAAGAAAGTCAAATTTTATGGTTTTGATATGCAGTCATCCAGCACCGCAGCATCAAAGGTTAAAGAGTATTTAAAAAAGGTTGATGGATCTTATGAAATTAAAATAGATGGTGTACTTTCAACATTTGAAAATCCTAAAATATTTGATGATAGCAGCGCAAAGGTGCCAGGAGATGAAATTAAGGACATTATCGCTTCCTTTGAAAATCATAAAGATGAATATATCAATAAATCTTCTAAGGAAGAATATGAAATATATAAGCAAAATTTAAAAGTTATATATCAAGCTTATGATATGCTTAACGGTGACCAAAGCTATTATCAACAAGCAACTAAAAGAGCAAAATATATGGCTGAAAATATAAAATGGATCTCAGATTTTGAGGGAGAAGACTCAAAACTTATGGTTTGGGCACATAATTCACATGTAAGTAAGGCTATAGATCACTCAAGTTATGGCGATAATGATACGGCGGATAATATTAAGGAAATGGGTTCGAATTTATATGATATTTATAAGGATAAATTATATATTATTGGATTTCAATTTAATGAAGGAACTGTTACAGCAGTTGATAAGAGTATAAATACAGGGAAAGAAGAAGCAAGAATTTCTGAAAAATGTATACTTAATGCAGCTAAAGAAGAGTCAATTCCATATTATTTATCCAAAGTTAAACCAATATATTTCTTGGATTTTAAATCTTCTGAGAAAAATGAGTATATAAAAGAGATAATGTCTTCTTCACAAATATGTAGATATGTAGATGCAAATTTCAATGGAGATGATCAAAGTTATAAGAATGATATTTTAGATGAGTGTTATGATGGATTAATATTTATAGATAAAACCTCTAATTCTGAACCAAACTATCAAGTTACACAATGA
- a CDS encoding ABC transporter permease, protein MKQLFFSEWERMWKRKSTWLCLAAIPIILLLFVKYHLNQNLKLDSSNTSYVNFLNFPSMVLREQIIIFFDIIILLLVIMSVNSEYRTGELRMVMIRAVSFLDIIKAKFLTIISAVFVFLTINFTLSTILGFIFFKHESIKFRMYTHPFTISESVLYNFKYYFIAFITLVAMIAVIMVICINCKTATGAASGSLTFIIASSIYPSIYSIVSNKMLGIIDFSSLISIQHHGIFNLLAQKPEDVGLIIFVIALYIVVFSLIAFILFNDKDCYI, encoded by the coding sequence ATGAAACAGTTATTTTTCAGTGAGTGGGAGAGAATGTGGAAGAGAAAATCCACTTGGCTTTGTTTGGCAGCAATACCTATAATACTACTGTTATTTGTTAAGTATCATCTTAATCAAAATCTAAAGTTAGATTCTAGTAATACTAGTTATGTAAACTTTCTAAATTTCCCAAGTATGGTGCTTAGAGAGCAGATTATTATATTTTTTGATATTATAATTCTTTTGCTTGTAATTATGTCTGTAAATAGTGAATACAGAACTGGTGAATTAAGAATGGTTATGATAAGAGCTGTATCATTTTTAGATATAATTAAAGCAAAATTTTTAACAATTATAAGTGCGGTATTTGTATTTTTAACAATTAATTTTACATTAAGCACTATTCTTGGATTTATATTTTTCAAACATGAAAGTATTAAGTTTAGAATGTATACACATCCTTTTACAATTAGTGAAAGTGTTTTATATAATTTTAAATATTACTTTATAGCATTCATAACGCTTGTAGCAATGATAGCGGTTATTATGGTTATATGTATAAACTGTAAGACTGCTACAGGAGCTGCTTCGGGAAGTCTTACATTCATAATAGCATCCTCAATTTATCCTAGTATTTATTCAATTGTATCAAATAAAATGCTTGGAATAATAGATTTTTCATCGTTGATATCAATTCAACATCATGGAATATTTAATTTATTAGCCCAAAAGCCAGAGGATGTAGGATTAATAATATTTGTAATAGCATTGTATATTGTAGTATTTTCATTAATAGCATTCATCTTATTTAATGACAAAGACTGCTATATTTAA
- a CDS encoding response regulator transcription factor: protein MNQKILIVDDEEDIISFLKDSLEEDDYEVFTAYNGEEAIEKVKFHPDLILLDVMIPNKNGYEVCREIRDQVDCPIIFLTAKGEDVDIISGLGAGGDDYISKPFSLRQLKARIGAHLRREKRSYNNENKVNLYFGDLNIDLRGRTSYCKGESIPLTKKEFDIMEFLAINCGQVFSKEQIYEKIWGYDAEGDSAAVAEHVKKIRYKLKKYDKNREYISTVWGVGYKWEK, encoded by the coding sequence TTGAATCAAAAGATATTAATTGTAGACGACGAAGAAGATATAATTTCATTTTTAAAGGATTCATTAGAAGAGGACGATTATGAAGTTTTTACTGCTTATAATGGAGAAGAAGCTATTGAAAAGGTAAAGTTTCATCCGGATTTAATATTATTGGATGTTATGATTCCAAATAAAAATGGATATGAAGTATGTAGAGAAATAAGAGATCAAGTGGATTGTCCTATCATTTTCTTGACTGCAAAAGGAGAAGATGTGGATATAATTAGTGGACTCGGAGCAGGTGGAGATGATTATATTTCTAAGCCTTTTAGTTTAAGACAATTAAAAGCGAGGATAGGTGCACATTTAAGAAGAGAAAAAAGAAGTTATAATAATGAAAATAAAGTTAATTTATATTTTGGAGATTTAAATATAGATTTAAGGGGAAGGACAAGTTATTGTAAAGGAGAAAGTATACCATTAACTAAAAAGGAATTTGATATAATGGAATTTCTAGCAATAAATTGTGGACAAGTATTTTCAAAAGAGCAGATATATGAAAAAATATGGGGCTATGATGCAGAAGGAGACTCAGCAGCAGTTGCTGAACATGTAAAGAAAATACGGTATAAATTGAAAAAATATGATAAAAATAGAGAATATATTTCTACTGTGTGGGGAGTAGGATATAAGTGGGAAAAGTAA
- a CDS encoding IS1/IS1595 family N-terminal zinc-binding domain-containing protein, producing the protein MIQKNVNSKKLKENINSLLKSYIYKNRNIECCPSCGGKKYIKHGSYKGIQRYKCKDCRKTFSNTTNSLWSYSKKDINIWIEFVELMIQKKSLRFCAKKLKISITTAFYWRHKILHGLKLDSVPKELEGNVHINKTIVIENFKGCRNILTTRRSNIWIVAAKGDED; encoded by the coding sequence TTGATACAAAAAAATGTAAATTCAAAGAAATTAAAAGAGAATATAAATAGTTTGTTGAAAAGCTACATTTATAAAAATAGAAATATTGAGTGTTGTCCATCTTGTGGGGGAAAAAAATATATTAAGCATGGATCATATAAGGGAATACAAAGATATAAATGTAAAGATTGCAGGAAAACTTTTTCAAATACTACAAATTCACTATGGAGTTATTCAAAGAAGGATATAAATATATGGATAGAATTTGTTGAACTAATGATACAAAAGAAATCCTTAAGGTTTTGTGCAAAAAAATTAAAGATAAGTATAACAACAGCATTTTATTGGAGGCATAAAATTTTGCATGGATTAAAATTAGATAGTGTACCCAAAGAATTAGAAGGAAATGTACATATTAATAAAACTATAGTAATAGAGAATTTTAAAGGATGCAGAAATATACTAACAACTAGAAGAAGTAATATTTGGATTGTAGCAGCAAAAGGGGATGAAGACTAA
- a CDS encoding TetR/AcrR family transcriptional regulator: protein MQTDKYHHGDLRESLINMGLKLFNEEGAEKFSIRKVAAMCNVSHAAPYKHFKSKEELITAISEYVFSNFESSLNEIVEKYKNKPYERIIELGKKYVWFMVENPDYLKFAFGGNCESEIVIEENKIRSVEYGSFNIFKNCAVDLLQSLNVKEEEYAQDIIAMWSMVHGLAIMLSNKTFLYKGDYLELVEKILRNNLKF from the coding sequence ATGCAAACTGATAAGTATCATCATGGTGATTTGAGAGAAAGTCTAATAAATATGGGATTAAAGTTATTTAATGAAGAAGGGGCAGAAAAGTTTTCAATAAGAAAAGTAGCAGCTATGTGTAATGTAAGTCACGCAGCACCATATAAGCATTTTAAAAGTAAAGAAGAATTGATTACTGCAATATCAGAATATGTATTTAGTAATTTTGAAAGTTCTTTAAATGAAATAGTGGAGAAGTACAAAAATAAGCCCTATGAAAGGATTATAGAACTTGGAAAGAAATATGTTTGGTTCATGGTCGAAAATCCAGATTATTTAAAATTTGCTTTTGGGGGGAATTGTGAATCTGAAATAGTTATAGAAGAAAATAAAATAAGAAGTGTGGAGTATGGATCGTTTAATATATTTAAAAATTGTGCAGTTGACTTGTTACAAAGTCTTAATGTTAAAGAAGAAGAGTATGCACAAGATATAATTGCTATGTGGTCAATGGTACATGGACTTGCAATTATGCTATCAAATAAGACTTTTTTATATAAGGGTGATTATCTTGAATTAGTTGAAAAGATATTACGTAACAATCTTAAATTTTAA
- a CDS encoding NusG domain II-containing protein, with amino-acid sequence MFKKWDIIIIVVLICLSFIPELIFGVMMGKNYNGTYAEVTLDGKPYKKILLSEHRGEEQIDVKTKYGYNIIEIKDDSIGIIDSDCRDKICVKSGFISKPGQISVCLPHKLMIEIKSNDTEKNIDVIPLH; translated from the coding sequence ATGTTTAAAAAGTGGGATATAATTATAATAGTTGTGTTAATATGTTTATCCTTTATTCCTGAACTTATTTTCGGAGTAATGATGGGTAAAAATTATAATGGAACTTATGCTGAAGTAACTTTAGATGGTAAACCTTATAAGAAAATACTCTTATCTGAGCATAGAGGTGAAGAGCAGATAGATGTTAAAACAAAGTATGGATATAATATAATTGAAATTAAGGATGATTCTATTGGAATAATAGATTCGGATTGCAGAGATAAAATTTGTGTAAAATCTGGCTTTATATCAAAACCAGGTCAAATTTCAGTTTGTCTTCCACATAAATTAATGATTGAAATTAAGAGCAATGATACTGAAAAAAATATTGATGTTATTCCACTACACTGA
- a CDS encoding flavodoxin, which produces MINLCVINGSPRKQNSGSTYLISELNKLLDNNVETKEYYISNLMKDKTLLEEIISYDKIIFTSPLYADCFPSAMLEFMAVFENFIKEKNNIKMDMYCLVNCGFLEGTQNKIALNIMKIYCMRLDFNWRFGVGIGGGEFMTGSKEMPLNSRIKKPVYNAFLALKEDIENNSDGQVDNILTNAKIPKFIFKFAANIGWKSMAKKDNLKVKDLYKQIY; this is translated from the coding sequence ATGATTAATTTATGTGTAATAAATGGAAGTCCAAGGAAACAAAATAGCGGTTCTACTTATCTTATAAGTGAATTAAATAAATTACTAGATAATAATGTTGAAACAAAAGAATATTATATAAGCAATCTAATGAAAGATAAAACTCTACTAGAAGAAATTATATCTTATGATAAAATCATTTTTACTTCACCTTTATATGCAGATTGTTTTCCAAGTGCCATGCTTGAATTCATGGCTGTTTTTGAAAATTTTATTAAAGAGAAAAATAATATAAAAATGGATATGTATTGTCTTGTTAATTGTGGTTTTTTAGAAGGTACTCAAAATAAAATTGCACTTAATATCATGAAAATTTATTGCATGCGATTAGACTTCAATTGGCGCTTTGGAGTTGGCATAGGTGGTGGAGAATTTATGACCGGTTCAAAGGAAATGCCCCTAAATTCTCGTATAAAAAAACCCGTGTATAATGCTTTCTTAGCTCTAAAAGAAGATATCGAAAATAACTCTGATGGTCAGGTAGATAATATACTTACTAATGCAAAGATACCTAAATTTATATTTAAATTTGCTGCAAATATTGGATGGAAATCTATGGCTAAGAAAGATAACTTAAAAGTTAAAGACCTTTATAAACAAATATATTAA
- a CDS encoding HAMP domain-containing sensor histidine kinase — MKNVTFKKQFIISILAVLGLSIFFTLFGIFTDLILTYNHLILPANYYEASIQDIEKYINENNVKILSKDYQNEFESIIPINGIEYQVVDSDGEFLYGHFDKLIVKTPVELKAVPGIEKSQSPTIIANIPVISNNKTEGMVILKYCLETSAKNPKFNWLVRVFEGFIFISPLVYITIFTVIFSVSLNNRLKVPLNQLMQGAEKIKNKDLEFKIDYSSNDELGMLCRSFEEMRVELKKSLKQQWEMEQQRKEMVGAIAHDLKTPITIIKGHVEGLIDSKKLDEDKVYRYLGLIDKNADRMTRLIEKMNILTKIEKPDFNLQLEKCNIIKYINEKNLDYITLAENKKINFQYTIKDERTENNLIKIDCYALSEILDNLISNSIRFTPKGGNISFDFNISEEKMTFFISDTGCGFSKKDIANVFEKFYQGDESRSKEKGHSGLGLYIVNVLVNKFNGNIEVKNNEKGGAMVKIEVCMDNYRIDTKGYI, encoded by the coding sequence ATGAAAAACGTCACTTTTAAGAAACAATTTATTATTTCTATATTAGCTGTATTAGGACTTAGCATATTTTTTACTTTATTTGGCATATTTACAGACTTGATACTAACTTACAATCATCTAATATTGCCAGCAAATTATTATGAAGCAAGTATTCAAGACATTGAAAAATATATAAATGAAAACAATGTTAAAATTTTAAGCAAGGATTATCAAAATGAATTTGAAAGTATAATCCCTATTAATGGGATAGAGTATCAAGTTGTAGATTCAGATGGAGAATTTTTATATGGCCATTTTGATAAATTAATTGTTAAGACTCCAGTTGAATTAAAAGCAGTACCAGGAATTGAAAAAAGTCAATCGCCTACAATAATAGCAAATATACCAGTTATAAGTAATAATAAGACTGAAGGAATGGTTATCCTAAAGTATTGTTTAGAAACTAGTGCAAAAAATCCTAAATTTAATTGGCTGGTTAGGGTGTTTGAAGGTTTTATATTTATATCTCCACTTGTATATATTACAATATTTACTGTGATTTTTTCAGTTAGCCTCAATAATAGATTAAAAGTACCACTAAATCAGTTAATGCAAGGAGCTGAAAAAATAAAAAATAAGGACTTGGAATTTAAAATAGATTATAGTAGTAACGATGAATTAGGAATGCTCTGCAGGTCTTTTGAAGAAATGAGGGTAGAACTTAAAAAGTCATTGAAGCAGCAATGGGAAATGGAACAGCAAAGAAAAGAAATGGTAGGTGCTATTGCTCATGATTTAAAGACACCAATTACTATAATAAAGGGGCATGTTGAAGGTTTGATTGATAGTAAAAAATTAGATGAAGATAAAGTATATAGATATCTTGGCTTAATAGATAAAAATGCAGATAGAATGACTAGGCTTATAGAAAAAATGAATATTCTAACTAAAATTGAAAAACCGGATTTTAATCTTCAATTGGAAAAGTGCAATATAATTAAGTATATAAATGAAAAAAATCTTGATTATATTACATTGGCGGAAAATAAAAAAATAAATTTCCAATATACAATTAAAGATGAAAGAACTGAAAATAATTTAATTAAAATAGATTGTTATGCTTTATCTGAAATATTAGATAATTTAATTTCTAATAGTATAAGATTTACTCCAAAAGGAGGAAATATAAGTTTTGATTTTAATATATCAGAAGAAAAGATGACTTTTTTTATTTCAGATACAGGGTGTGGATTTTCTAAAAAAGATATTGCAAATGTTTTTGAAAAATTCTATCAAGGTGATGAATCAAGATCAAAGGAAAAGGGGCACTCTGGTTTAGGTCTTTATATAGTTAATGTTTTGGTAAATAAATTTAATGGAAATATTGAAGTGAAAAATAATGAAAAGGGTGGAGCAATGGTTAAGATTGAGGTTTGCATGGACAATTATAGAATAGATACTAAAGGTTATATATAA
- a CDS encoding Gx transporter family protein: MSKTFRIVFIGLLVAQALALYTIESMIPVPFIAPGAKLGLANLITVIALYTLNSKKDVFLVIILRLLLSTMFGGNLSTFMYGVAGAILSYLAMILVKTLGKDKVSIIGVSASGALFHNVGQLFVASAMVQNIAIMLYLPILSIAGVGTGIFIGIGANFIVNHMSKLPYFRNFNISE; encoded by the coding sequence ATGAGCAAAACATTTAGAATAGTTTTTATAGGCCTTTTAGTCGCACAAGCTTTGGCTCTTTATACCATTGAAAGTATGATTCCAGTCCCATTTATTGCACCTGGTGCAAAGCTTGGACTAGCAAATTTAATTACTGTTATAGCATTATACACGCTAAATAGTAAAAAAGACGTCTTTTTAGTAATAATACTAAGACTTTTGCTATCAACTATGTTTGGTGGAAACCTATCCACCTTCATGTATGGTGTTGCTGGTGCAATCCTTAGTTATTTGGCAATGATATTAGTAAAAACCCTTGGAAAAGATAAAGTCAGTATAATAGGTGTCAGTGCTTCTGGAGCTTTATTTCATAATGTAGGTCAATTATTCGTTGCTTCGGCTATGGTTCAAAATATAGCAATCATGCTTTACTTACCGATTTTATCAATAGCAGGTGTTGGTACTGGAATCTTTATTGGTATAGGTGCTAACTTTATAGTTAACCATATGTCTAAACTACCTTACT
- a CDS encoding ABC transporter permease: MKKLIASEFQRIWINKKTKILLMLVIIDAFFGCIWEFKYYGSYDHVNYNVILNSLNFSPFAFGEGSSILFYLVLPIVVIDSINYERLIGAFRMYMIRPYEKYQYILSKWIALSLTMFMLMVIVFIISIIFGFIFMPKVSTVQFYNIDYDFSTIVALLYIAKFFLIQFFIAMFIVSMSTVIAVIIPNSVISILAVISLIIGLGGFTSYFKFLVRNCKYAFYTLGNAEPISQHFIVAAGIIGFLLIGMLLWSKKDYFN, translated from the coding sequence ATGAAAAAACTAATAGCATCAGAATTTCAAAGAATATGGATAAATAAAAAAACAAAGATATTATTAATGTTAGTAATAATTGATGCATTTTTTGGATGCATATGGGAGTTTAAATATTATGGATCTTATGATCATGTGAATTATAATGTAATATTAAATTCATTAAATTTTTCGCCCTTTGCTTTTGGTGAAGGAAGTTCAATATTATTTTATTTAGTTTTACCGATTGTAGTTATTGATTCGATAAATTATGAGCGATTAATAGGAGCTTTTAGAATGTATATGATAAGACCATATGAAAAATATCAATATATATTATCTAAATGGATAGCTTTAAGTTTAACAATGTTTATGTTAATGGTCATAGTATTTATAATTAGCATAATTTTTGGATTCATATTTATGCCTAAAGTTTCAACTGTACAATTTTATAATATAGACTATGACTTTAGTACTATAGTAGCTTTATTGTATATTGCAAAGTTCTTTTTGATACAATTTTTCATAGCAATGTTTATTGTAAGTATGTCAACAGTTATTGCTGTAATAATACCTAATTCTGTGATTTCAATTTTAGCTGTAATTTCGTTAATTATAGGATTGGGAGGCTTTACAAGTTACTTCAAATTTTTGGTGCGAAATTGTAAATATGCATTTTATACTTTAGGTAATGCAGAACCAATAAGTCAACATTTTATTGTAGCAGCTGGAATAATAGGGTTCTTACTTATAGGAATGTTGTTGTGGTCTAAGAAAGACTATTTTAATTAG
- a CDS encoding ABC transporter ATP-binding protein: MLNMKIEVKNVTKKIGKRNILNDVSLEVYEGDICGFVGPNGAGKTTLIRVITNLISATSGEVNIAGINVKADRKAALMKIGAIVEEPIFFPYMTGRQNLRNLAMLNPDMPKEEQRNKVEEVLKIVDMEDRGDDKVKTYSLGMKQRLGIAQALLNNPEIVILDEPANGLDPIGMRDLRQLIIKLRKDQNITFFISSHLLDELQQICNRFIAINKGKIIWQGSKEELLEKTGDSGRLEDAFINVISGC; the protein is encoded by the coding sequence ATGTTAAATATGAAGATTGAAGTGAAAAATGTTACTAAAAAAATAGGAAAAAGAAACATATTAAATGATGTTTCTTTGGAGGTTTATGAAGGAGATATATGTGGTTTTGTAGGACCTAATGGTGCCGGAAAAACTACATTGATAAGAGTGATAACAAATTTAATTTCAGCTACATCAGGGGAAGTAAATATTGCAGGAATAAATGTTAAAGCAGATAGAAAGGCTGCACTTATGAAAATTGGAGCAATTGTCGAGGAACCAATATTTTTTCCATATATGACAGGTAGGCAGAATTTAAGAAACTTAGCAATGTTAAATCCTGATATGCCAAAAGAAGAACAAAGAAACAAGGTTGAAGAAGTATTAAAAATAGTTGATATGGAGGATAGAGGGGATGATAAGGTTAAAACTTATTCTTTAGGAATGAAGCAAAGATTAGGTATTGCTCAGGCACTTTTAAATAATCCTGAAATAGTTATTTTAGATGAACCTGCTAATGGACTTGATCCTATAGGAATGAGAGACTTAAGGCAGCTTATTATAAAACTTAGAAAAGATCAAAATATAACTTTCTTTATATCAAGTCATCTTTTAGATGAACTTCAACAAATTTGTAATAGATTTATAGCTATAAATAAAGGAAAGATTATATGGCAAGGAAGCAAGGAGGAATTGTTAGAAAAAACAGGAGATAGCGGTAGATTAGAAGATGCATTTATAAATGTCATAAGTGGATGTTAA
- a CDS encoding cell wall-binding protein: MNLTNLCIKFYKNKERLNDMNKINKNFSIFLIVIILVGSGFTKNAYAEWEHENCEWKYLGDYGYEKGWQQINGKWYYLDSITGIMKIGWCYDKQYSKWYYLSFYGDMYDSKTISTYPVELSSIEAKIKQYTNEEVEYKWTKDIDDNMFVCFMSKNENVPKQYYYHTSTGNIYEIKNGILTNIATKETVDFFTEEQAVQVVKNYFSNNYKDIPQVIKVESNEEDHYLIHCYDDKDGYETNSSWYCVDKTTRDVKSI, from the coding sequence ATGAATTTAACAAACTTATGTATAAAATTTTATAAAAATAAAGAAAGGCTTAATGATATGAATAAAATAAATAAAAATTTTTCTATTTTTTTAATTGTGATTATCCTAGTAGGCTCAGGATTTACTAAGAATGCTTATGCAGAATGGGAACATGAAAACTGTGAGTGGAAATACTTGGGGGATTATGGATATGAAAAAGGGTGGCAGCAGATAAATGGAAAGTGGTATTATCTTGATTCTATAACTGGAATAATGAAAATTGGCTGGTGTTATGATAAGCAATATAGTAAATGGTATTATTTAAGTTTTTATGGAGATATGTATGATTCTAAAACAATCTCTACTTATCCAGTAGAATTAAGTAGTATTGAAGCTAAAATAAAACAATATACAAATGAAGAGGTAGAATATAAATGGACTAAGGACATTGATGATAATATGTTTGTATGTTTCATGAGTAAAAATGAGAATGTACCTAAACAATACTATTATCATACATCAACAGGAAATATATATGAAATAAAGAATGGAATACTAACTAATATTGCAACTAAAGAAACAGTTGATTTTTTTACAGAAGAACAAGCTGTTCAAGTAGTTAAGAATTATTTTTCAAATAATTATAAAGATATTCCGCAAGTAATTAAAGTAGAATCTAATGAAGAAGATCATTATCTTATTCATTGCTATGATGATAAAGATGGTTATGAAACTAATAGCAGTTGGTATTGTGTAGATAAAACTACTAGAGATGTTAAATCAATATAA
- a CDS encoding flavodoxin family protein yields MLLVHDLKKEYSSKIIPLLPLNSKILSKEIDNIKGCLGCFNCWTKTPGRCIIEDSYTEMPRYILESGTFIIITEIKYGCYTSYIKNVIDRSIGFLLPFFQMINGELHHLPRYNNKSLKFVVIGYGENITPNEEQTFKDLIKGNAINMCMPNYETYVIKDISQAEKILQNL; encoded by the coding sequence ATGTTATTAGTTCATGACTTAAAAAAAGAATATTCCTCTAAAATAATACCCTTATTACCACTTAATTCTAAAATATTGTCAAAAGAAATAGATAATATTAAAGGATGTTTAGGTTGCTTTAATTGTTGGACAAAGACTCCTGGGAGATGCATTATAGAAGATTCTTATACTGAAATGCCTAGATACATTCTAGAAAGTGGTACTTTTATAATTATTACTGAAATAAAATACGGTTGCTACACTTCTTATATAAAAAATGTCATTGATAGATCCATAGGCTTTTTATTGCCATTTTTCCAAATGATTAATGGTGAACTTCATCACCTTCCCCGCTATAACAACAAATCGCTTAAATTTGTAGTCATAGGATACGGTGAAAATATTACTCCTAATGAAGAACAAACTTTTAAAGATTTAATTAAAGGAAATGCTATTAATATGTGCATGCCTAACTATGAAACTTATGTAATTAAAGATATATCACAAGCTGAAAAAATATTACAAAATTTATAA